The Mastomys coucha isolate ucsf_1 unplaced genomic scaffold, UCSF_Mcou_1 pScaffold3, whole genome shotgun sequence DNA window aataagtaaatatgtaaatcttaaaaaaaaaaaaagacctctgtgatctggcagctcacagccacctgtaacttcagtctcGAGGGATTGaatgccttcccctcccccctccccgcgCCTCAAAGGCTCCTGTACACACAGAGCGCGCGAACTCATGCAGACTTACAAATAAGCATACATAATTTGCCTCTACATCCGAGACCCGTGGGTTTCTATCCATGTTTTCTTATATCCATTtgttaagagatttttttttttttaattaaatttagcCGGGAGCAGTGATAtatacctttaactccagcatttgggaggcagaaaccagaagatctctgtgaggtttGGGACAGAGTGATCTACCTTGTGAAGTGtaacaccctgcctcaaaaaaaaaaaaaacaccaacagggccgggcggtggtggcacacacctttaatcccagcacttgggaggcagaggcaggcagatttctgagttcgaggccagcctgatctacagagtgagttccaggacagccagggctacacagagaaaccatgtctcgaaaaaccaaccgcAACAGTAAAAGAGAAGTACGGGAGGCTCTCTCACCATCTGGGTCTCGGGAAATAGATTCAGTTCACCGGGCTTGGCTGCCAACGCCATGAACTGCTGATTGGTCCTCACAGCTTCTggtagcattttttaaaagtgttttttgttgtttttgttttttttttaatattataaataagtacactgtagctctcctcagacacaccagaagagggcgtcagatcccattacagatggctgtgagccaccatgtggttgttaggaattgaatttaaggcctcttctccctccagtccaacaatttatttattattacatataagtacactgtagctgtcttcagacacaccagaagagggcgtcagatcccattacagatggctgtgagccaccatgtggttgctgggaattaaactcaggacctctggaagaacagttggtgctcctaactgctgagccatctctccagtccttcggTATCACTTTTGAGGTATAGCTAGTCGCAATGCTCCCACCTGGGCCCTAGGCTGAGGGAGCCGACCCGTACCTTTTATTTGGTAGCTCACTTGTTTCACTTAGCACCGCGTCCTCGGGTTTCCTCCATGTTGTGTGTATCCAGGTTCCCTTTTTGTTGTTGGgtgttgtttttgaggcagggtctcactcacTAGCTGGCCTGGGACTCCGCTCTGCCTGCCCCCCAGAGTGCTGGCATGAAAGGTGTAACCCAGCACACCTCGCCTGAGTGAGTAGCATTCTGACTGAGACTTTTGTTCCTTCCCGCTGCAGCCTCCAGTCCCTGAGAAGCGGCCCCCTGAAGTTCAGCATTTCCGCATGAGCGATGACATGCATCTGGGGAAGGTGGCTTCAGGTCAGTCACCTCTACAGTCCAGGTGGCTTGGCGCAGTCTGTCCCAGGAGTTAAGAGTTGAGTCCTCACTTTTCTGTCTTTCCAGATGTGGCCAAAAGGAGGAAGTTGAACTCTGGCAGCCTGGTGAGCTGGAGAGGAAGACCTGGAGGgcgtgggggatgggggagagttTACGGGCCGGAGCCGGGAGCCTCAGACTTTGTAATCTTTTTCTAGTCCGAGGACTTGGGCTCTGCCGGTGGCTCAGGAGATGTGATCCTGGAGAAGGGGGAGCCCAGGCCTCTGGAGGAGTGGGAGACGGTGGTGGGCGATGACTTCAGCCTGTACTATGACGCGTACTCTGTGGATGAGCGGGTGGACTCTGACAGCAAGGTGTGCTGCTGGTGTGCTCTTCTCAAGCTTCCCTGTTCAGTCTGTCCTTTCCCTTTAAAGCTCTAGCACACCGCCCTGTGTTGTCTGCAACCCTTTCTTGTGCCCCTCATCTCCTCTCTGGTCCTCTCACTCCAAGACAGCCTCCTCCCTGCCTTGTTTGCCCCCTCTGTGTTGTTTGCCTtcggctggttttgtttgtttgcagggTCTCCCTAGTAggccaagctagcctcaaattcctagaaatctgcctgcctttgcctcttttAGTTTTGGGATGAAAGGCACGTAGTGccatgggtgggtaggtgggtgcgCACACATCCTGGGGTTAGAGGAGGGCATCTCAGGCTCGGTTCTCTGCAGTGTAGCCCTGGGGATTTTAATCTCTTTTAACAGTTTGAGGGTTTGAGCTTTCAGTGTGTTTCCCCAGGGACTGAGGTTGAACCTGGGGCTTGGCAAGTACAGAAGTCAGCCCTGCATGCTGAGCAAGCTCTGCTGTGTCTGAGCGCCCGgcttttctctgtgaagcctggGGATCCCTCAGATCTTACACTGCAGTGGAGGTACCATACTCGTCCACCCAGCTCCCCATCCTTCGGGTTTGCCTTTTGTTTAACACTGCGTGGAAACTTTCCACTGAACAGAAAAGGGACCAGTGAGCCCCAGCACTCAGCTGCCCACCGCACGCACTGCAGAGCGAGTCTGGGGTCGTGTTTGTGTGCAAGCAACTTCTCTTTGCAGTTCCAAACAGGCCTCTGCTTTATTTTTGCCGATTTGGGGATTAAGCTCAAGGCCTCGAGTGGTGAGCAAGCAGGAGCACTGGGCTGCTGTTACATTATTTCAGACCTTGTCCTTTACTAGGTTACTCGGAGTAGCCCTGCCTTAACTCACTCCTTGCAGtgggttttggtttgtgttttgagacagggtcccagtatgtagtcctggctagcgtcgaactcaaagagatccctctgcctttttctgcctttgcctcttgaatgctaggattaagtTGAGTAGAatcatgcctgtctgtctgccagtcttttcttacttttttttgagGTAAGGGCTTCCTCCATAGCCTTAGCTACCTtaagactttcttttcctttcctgttttttgtttgtttttggttttcaagacagggtttctcatgtagccctggctgtcctggaactcactctgtagaccaggctggccttgaacccagaaatccacctgcctctgacttccaagtgctgggattaaaggcgtgctttTTCTAAAGGGAGATGGggcttgagacagtctcacttcATAGCTCAGGTGTGAACTTGTACATCACCTGCCTCTTGTGAGCTGATTAAGCTGTTCGCTGTTCTACAAGTGGGAGTCCCTTCAAGGTCGTAGCTATTTGTCTCAGGGTACAGTCAGgtaacccaggctgccctcaaacctGCTACATAGGCAGGGACGACCCTGAGCTTctgggtggcttttttttttttaaggtttatttatttattttatgcttgtgagccatcatgtggttgctgggaattgaacttaggacctctgctcgatctggcccaaagatttatttattttatgtatatgagtacactgtagctgtcttcagacacaccaggagagggcttcagatctcattacggatggttgtgagccaccatgtggttgctgggatttgaactcaggacctttggaagagcagtcagtgctcttacccgctgagccatctctccagcccctgggttgCTTCttaatgtttatgagtgttttcccGTGTGTGTATTGCACTGCATACATGTCTCTTGCCCTTAGAAGTCAGAAGAGCATTGATGCTCTGggaccagagttacagacagttgcgagccaccatttgggtgctgggagttgaacccaggtcctttgcaagacaTCTtgcaagccatctctccagccccagctcctgagcttctgatcttcttgcttctgtctcccacgTGTTTGGACTACAGGCGGGTACCAACACATCTGGTGCTtgcttctgctttttgtttttgattttttggggAGAAGAAAATGTGGAAGTGGGTACTGGTGCCTCTTTCCTATTGCCTGTCATTGGAAGCTGTGcgtttgctcattttttttacTGGTAAATGCTGCCACACTCCAGAGGCAGACGTGtagagtctctgtgagttccaggtagTGACCAGGACTACCTCGTGAGGCCCTgtgtccaaacaaacaaacaaaataaactttgCCAATGGACCTGTGGTTTCCAGTGATGGCGGCCTGACTCCTTCGTTAGAGAGCACCTCATTAGCTTTTCGTAGAGTGGCTTTGTCGCTGTGGGTAATCTTGTCTGTGTGTTTCCTAAAACCAACCCTTTTCACTGCTGTGTGGCGTTCTGTGCCTCTGTCCCTGCCCAGCCCTTTTCACTGCTGTGTGGCGTTCTGTGCCTCTGTCCCTGTCCAGtcctttcctgcctcctgcccacaTCCACCACCTGGAGCTTTCCGTGGTAGGGGTGGTAACGATATGGGAACTCAGGATTCACTGAGATAGCTGCACTTTGCTGGTGTCCCagcctgatttttctctttcagtctGAAGTTGAAGCTCTAGCTGAACAGttgagtgaggaggaggaggaggaagaggaagaagaagaggaggaggaggaggaagaagaagaagaagaggaggaagaggaagatgaggaatcAGGCAATCAGTCAGACAGGGTAAGAACAGAGACTGGCCTACCTGGAGGAGTGGGGAGCTGTTCTGAGCCCGGAGGAGAGCTCTTGAATCTCCCTCTTCCACAGAGCGGCTCTAGTGGCCGACGCAAGGCCAAGAAGAAATGGCGGAAAGATAGCCCGTGGGTGAAGCCATCTAGGAAACGGCGGAAACGAGAGCCTCCGAGGGCCAAGGAGCCAAGAGGTAAGAAGGCTCCTGGGCTCTCGGGTCCCCTCCTCTGGCCCCAGAGAGCAGTACACACTCGCATGCTCGTGCATGTTCACTGTGTAGACCGCATGTGCGCACGCGCCCAGGCCCCACGAGCCcccactctcactctctctgtctctgtgtcaggAGTGAATGGTGTGGGTTCCTCAGGGCCCAGTGAGTACATGGAGGTTCCTCTGGGGTCCCTGGAGCTGCCCAGCGAGGGGACCCTCTCCCCCAACCACGCTGGTAATTGATTGCCAACTGCCGGGACAGGGAGCCACCAGGGGGTGCCCATGGGGGTGGAGGGAAACCATGCCAGAGCTGGGGTGTCCGTGCCAGGCTTTGGGGTTCTAGAACATGAAAGGGTGGCTGGGCGGGAAGGAGGGGACCCTTCCAATGGGTGAGGGGCAAGGCCTCCGTCATCGCTGTCTCTTCTTGTCTAAGGGGTCTCCAATGACACTTCTTCGCTGGAGACGGAGCGCGGGTTTGAGGAGTTGCCCCTCTGCAGCTGCCGCATGGAGGCACCCAAGATTGACCGCATCAGCGAGAGAGCAGGGCACAAGTGCATGGCCACAGAGAGTGTGGATGGAGAAGTAGGTCTGGGTGCTGCTATTAGGAGGACCAGGGTGAGCTAGCCTGGGCCCTGGCCTCACCCTAACCGCCTCCCCTTCCTTCACCCCTAGCTGCTGGGCTGCAATGCTGCCATCCTCAAACGGGAGACCATGCGGCCGTCTAGCCGCGTGGCACTGATGGTACTCTGTGAGGCCCATCGAGCCCGCATGGTCAAGCACCATTGCTGCCCGGGCTGTGGCTACTTCTGCACAGCGGTGAGTGACCATTGGGTAGATGGGCAGCCTGGCCAGCACGAGAGCTCAAGGGCTTGACTggtgcctctcccttccccagggTACTTTCCTGGAATGCCACCCCGACTTCCGTGTAGCTCACCGCTTCCACAAGGCCTGTGTATCCCAGCTCAATGGCATGGTCTTCTGTCCCCACTGTGGAGAGGACGCCTCAGAGGCTCAGGAGGTGACCATTCCTCGGGGCGATGGGGGAACCCCCCCAGTTGGCACTGCAGCTCCTGCTCCGCCACCCCTGGCACACGACGCCCCAGGGCGAGCGGATACCTCCCAGCCCAGGTATTGgcctctccccaccaccaccagcctGTTGCCTATCTAACTTCCCTTGCCCCAGACCTCAGAACCTTCTTCCACAGCGCCCGAATGCGAGGGCACGGAGAGCCGAGGCGCCCGCCCTGTGATCCCCTGGCCGACACCATCGACAGCTCAGGGCCTTCGCTGACTCTGCCTAATGGGGGCTGCCTCTCAGCTGTGGGTCTGCCCCCAGGGCCAGGCAGGGAAGCCCTGGAAAAAGCCTTAGTCATCCAGGAGTCTGAGAGGTGAGTTTGTGCTGTTTTCAGGGTGCGACTGGGCCAGGGATGCAGGCGTTGCTGTCGGTACTTAAATCTGAGCAGCACACCTTCTCCCCCTCCGTCCCCTGACAGGCGGAAGAAGCTGCGCTTCCACCCACGGCAGCTGTACCTGTCAGTGAAGCAGGGAGAGCTACAGAAGGTGATCCTTATGCTTCGTAAGTATCTAATCCCACACCGAGGAACTAAGGCCCAAGGGCCGTGTATGTAGTGCGGAAGGTCACGTGACCCTGGGTGATGGCTGTGGTGGTAACCTGTTGGTGATGGGTACTGACCCAGAGCGTAACTCATAAGCTTTCCTGGCACGGAGGCTGAGTGCTCCTCTAGCAGAGGGTAGTACCGAGGGGCGGGCACCACTTGCCTACTGGGGAGTCCTGGGAAGCCTCCCTTGACGTAGGGCTGTCCCACGGCCAGTTCTCTTACCTTTGTCTCATCTGTGCCTGCAGTAGACAACCTGGACCCCAACTTCCAGAGTGACCAGCAGAGCAAGCGTACGCCCCTGCACGCAGCCGCCCAGAAGGGGTCCGTAGAGATCTGTCATGTGCTGCTGCAGGTCAGTCATCACAGCCCTTCCCCACTCCATTCCCCACTCCTCCCCAGCATCCTCTGTTCCTGGTGCCAGCCTTCACGCTCCTCCTCACAGGCAGGAGCCAACATCAATGCCGTAGATAAGCAACAACGTACACCACTGATGGAGGCCGTGGTGAACAACCACCTGGAGGTGGCACGCTACATGGTGCAGTTAGGTGGCTGTGTCTACAGCAAGGTGCGGGATGGAGCTGGGGAGAGGCAGGGCCAGGCGGTGAGGGGCGGAAGGGCTACCTGGGCACGGGCGCCAGCTGAAGGGTTCACTGGCTCGTGTTTCCCTCAGGAAGAGGATGGCTCCACCTGTCTACATCATGCAGCCAAAATTGGGAACTTGGAAATGGTCAGCCTGCTACTGAGCACAGGGCAGGTGGACGTCAATGCCCAGGTGAGCGGCTTGGCTGCCCTTCCCTCACACAGCTTCCTTGGCTGGCTGTCCCCTGGGCTTTGGACCCCACTTCTTTCTCAGCTGGCCTGACCCTCCCCCACTACCCTCGTTGGTTCCCTCGTTATCTTAGTTCATGTAAGAGGAGTCCCTCCTCTTACTCTGAGCGTGTCCAGTGAGGTCCCCAGTGAGCATGTGTGGGTGGAGTGTACATCTGTGGAATACCCCATTCTCTGGCTTTGGCTGTTTCCAGAAGGGCCCCTGAGTTCctgttttctggccagccagtgtgGGCCTTCattgccttcctccttccctccaccagGACAGTGGGGGCTGGACGCCCATCATCTGGGCTGCGGAGCACAAGCACATCGATGTGATCCGCATGCTGCTGACCCGGGGTGCCGACGTCACCCTGACTGACAACGTGAGGGGCACTCGGGGGCTGAGCAGAGGGTAGCAGCGGGACCCGTGCATAGTGGGAGCTCAGTTCAAGGATTGTGTCACCTGCaacccagtctctgcctctcaccTCCTCAGGAGGAAAACATCTGCCTGCACTGGGCCTCCTTCACGGGTAGTGCCGCCATCGCGGAGGTCCTCCTGAATGCCCAATGTGACCTCCATGCTGTCAACTACCACGGGGACACACCCCTGCACATAGCTGCCAGGGAGAGCTACCATGACTGTGTTCTGTAAGCCCCAGCTTCCCCGACCCCTGGCACCCACACCCCACAGTCCAGGCTCTGACCCAGGCCTTCTGTCCCTCTTCAGGTTGTTCCTATCTCGTGGAGCCAACCCTGAGCTTCGGAACAAAGAAGGAGACACGGCATGGGATCTGACCCCAGAGCGATCCGATGTGTGGTTTGCACTACAGCTCAATCGCAAGCTTAGGCTTGGGGTAGGGAACCGGGCTGTCCGCACGGAGAAGATCATCTGCCGGTGAGTGCAGCCCAGACATCCGTGCCCACTGCCACGGCCCCTTCCCAGACACAGGACACCCCAAGAATTTCTAGAATCATCTTGCCACTAGGGGAGGTGGAAATAAGGAACTCAGCCAGTGAGACCCTCAGTGGGCAAGGGAGCCTGCAGCCAAGCCTAacagagttcagtccctggatCCACATGGAGAAACCAACTCCTCTAAGTTGTCCTTTGGCTTACAGACACACTGcatgacacactcacacacaattgaaaagagaaagaaaaggacatgTTTTCCAAGCCTTagaggtggctgaggcaggaggatttcaagtttgaggcagacacacagataaGAGAGAGCCGgtcagtggtagcacacacctttagtcccagcactggggaggcagaggcaggtggatttctaagttcgaggccagcctggtctacagagtgggttccaggatagccagggctacacagagaaaccctgtctcgaaaaacaacaaagaatttCAGAGAGGAGCCGGGTGTCACCAGTGACCCCTCCTACTCTGAAGGCTGAGGCGGAAGACCGACCTCTTGAGCCTGCGGGTTGTGTTGGAGAGCAGCATTTGTAACATAACGAGACtcagaaagggaaaaacaaaccaacccccaAACAACCACAAGGCTAGTGTGAGGTGGCCCAGCTGCTGAAAGTACGTTCCGAGTTCAAGCCATGAACCCACCAGAAGGAGAGAGCTCCCTCCCgaaggttgccctctgacctttacatcCATATTCTATCCTGTGcacaccacacaggcacacaaagatGTGCAGTGAAGCTTCtcaagccaagtgtggtggcttcGACCTTTAATCCCACTGCtctgagggagaggcaggctgacCTCTGGGCTCTAGGGCTGCACGCTGAGATGCTGTCTCAGgaaaggagggggtgggaggcaCCAGGAGTGTGGTCTTAATTTGAGGAGGAggcattctttgtttttgttttgttttgtttttgtctctatgtagccctggctgtcctggatctcactctgtagaccaggctgtcctcgaactcacagagacccttgTGCTTctgcctccgagtgctgggattaaaggaggcaTCATCATGCCCAGAAAGGACTCTaacctttaatatcagcacttgggaggcatagcaGGTGGAactgagttccagaatagtcagggctacagaatgagactatCCAAACAcagaaggtctggagagatggctcagtgatttaaagcactggctgctattgcggaggacccaggttcagttcccagcacccgcatggggggctcaaaaccatctgtaacttcagttccagacgATCCATgctgcctctgacctctgtgggcaccaagcatgcatgtggggCACAtaagtgcaggcaaaacattcatacatgtaaaaagaaaatattttttcagatgAGCAGATAGGTAAGTTTGTAATACAAGTGTGTTCTGTGCAGCCAAGTACTTtagcctgtgtctgtctgtccttacAGCGtctatggaggcagaggcaggaagctcatAATTTAGGGCCAGCTAGGGCATTGTAATTGTATAGCAAGACTCAGTCTCCAGCTAAAATTTACAAATCCAGAGTCCAGCAGGGTGGTGACGTACACCtctcatcctagcacttgggagtgagggcaggagaatcaagagtccAAGTCATTCCCAGCTATCTTGCAGTTTGGGGCCAGCCGGGGCTATATGATGCTGTATCTcacaaaagaatgaagaaaggtcGGGGCTAGAGAGGTACCTCAGTCGGAGAGTATTTATTGGCCTCACACACGCAGTGTTGTCGGGCTCAGTCTGCAGTCTTacaccaagaaacaaaaataagccaCTCACTGTTTGGGACATACCTAGTTCTTAGCTGGAACTGTTTTCCTTGGTGTCtatctttggtgttttgtttgtttgtttgttttcaagaaagTCTCACTgcatgtgctgggatcaaaggtgccCTTGCACCAAGGAGTCCTTCAGAAATGGCTCTGGCCCCTACCTTAACCTTATCTGCCCCTTCTGTAGGGATGTAGCCCGGGGCTATGAGAATGTGCCCATCCCCTGCGTCAATGGTGTGGATGGGGAGCCATGCCCAGAGGACTATAAGTACATCTCTGAGAACTGTGAGACGTCCACCATGAACATTGACCGCAACATCACCCACCTGCAGGTGAGGCACAGGCCCATGCTGAGGGAGCCCGATGTGGGAGTGCCTCCACACCAGGGTAGGGGGCATGAAGACTCCCCCTCACATTGGGACCACCACCATCCTTACATGACCCCCTCACACTGACTCTCCCCCGGCCCAGCACTGCACGTGTGTGGATGACTGCTCCAGCTCCAATTGCCTGTGCGGTCAGCTCAGCATCCGATGCTGGTATGACAAGGTGCGTGTCCTCACCTGGCCACTCCCTCCAAGGAGCCAGGACCCTGCTCTGTTGGGGAGAGACACAGGGTATAGCAGGAAGCCCTGATGCCCTGCCAGGAATGCAGTGGGCCTCTCTGCTCGGGTATACGCAAATGGACTCTGATGCCCGCCTGCACACTTCCTGGTCTCTGACCTCAGCCTGCAGACTCTCTGCACCTTGCTCTCCTGCTCTGGGCTGGGGTCAGAGTGGAGTTTCCTGTGGACTCCTCTGGGTCCGGGGCAGCTGAAATGGGCCCCACAGAGAAACCACTGTCCCCTCCCTCGCACCCCAGGACGGGCGGCTGCTCCAGGAGTTTAACAAGATCGAGCCCCCCCTGATCTTTGAGTGTAACCAGGCATGCTCCTGCTGGAGAAGCTGCAAGAACCGCGTGGTGCAGAGCGGCATCAAGTGAGGCGCGCGCCCCGGCACCCTGCCTCACCTCCGCCTCCCCTCCCCTGGGGCCCTCCCAGGTGTCCCACCCTCAGTATGATTCCCTCTCCACCTCTAGGGTGCGGCTGCAGCTTTACAGAACCGCCAAGATGGGCTGGGGGGTACGAGCCTTGCAGACCATCCCCCAGGGCACGTTCATCTGCGAGTAAGTGCACTCTGAGGACGTGAGGCCTCTGCTGACCTCCAGAGCTCCGCGTCGTCATGCATGTCTCTACCCACCCAAACGTCATGTCCCCCCTTTCCTTGCCCGCTGCCAAGATGTAGCATGCCTGTGGCAGGCAGACCTGGGTTTGAGCTATGTTCTGTCGTGCCCCGGGAGGCCACTTTATTTAACCTGTTTCAGCCTTGCTCGTCTCACCTGTCAAGTGGAGAGTAGCTCCTTCCTGTGCACTTCCCCCCTCTGCCTTTAGACCCACCCAGGTTCTCTGTGGCCTGAAGCAGAGAAGCCCTTCACCTGCTCCGAGGACCgccctgtttctttctctgttcccttAACTTCTCAGACAACCACTTATCTTGGGCAGTTCCTCTTCTAGCCACATGTGGCGTCCTCATGGCTGATGTAGCTGTGCCAGGCCCACCACCTGTGTGATAGTTCCTGGTGCACACACCTCCCCATGTCTAAGCCTGGCAGCTTTCCACCCACCATGCCTATGCAGGTTctttcctcccaacccccacctggACAGACCCTCACACCTGCCAGTCCACCTGCACAGGGGACCCCTAGTGGCTGGACCATGTCCTGCATCCCTCCCCTGGGGTCTGAGAACTGAGATGGAAGGTGGGGCCGGGAGCCCTGCTTACACACAGAGCTGAAGTTTCTGTCCAATAGGTATGTGGGAGAGCTGATCTCTGATGCTGAGGCTGACGTGAGAGAGGATGACTCTTACCTCTTTGATTTAGACAACAAGGTGGGAAGCAGCACCTGTGCCCTCTACTACCAAAGACTGCTGTCTGCAGCCACCTGggacacctgggagtggaacccTGGGTGGAGGGACTGGTGTCACTGCAGGAAAACTAGCCAGGCGAGTGGGTAGAGGTGAGTATTAAGAACActatgtcccccacccccaggatggTGAGGTTTACTGCATTGATGCCCGTTACTATGGCAACATCAGCCGCTTCATTAACCACCTGTGTGACCCCAACATCATCCCTGTCCGGGTCTTCATGCTGCACCAAGACCTGCGATTCCCACGCATCGCCTTCTTCAGCTCCAGGGACATCCGGactggggaggagctggggtgaGAGCAGCCTGAGGGGACTGACCAGCCTTTGGTGTTCTTAAGTGTCCCTTAGAGGGCTTGTTAAAACATTGCAACACAGGTGTGAGAACATGCATTCATGATCGCAgcgctcaggaggctgaggcaggaggatcacaaagtGTCTAGGCTATATATTatgagaccctatgtcaaaaaaacagcaaaaagagaAGTCCAGGCTGCCGTGGTATCACATGCCTGTCATGCCAGCATTTGAAAGCTTGAGGCAGAAGTaaccacaaattcaaggccagcctgggctatgtagagagGTGCAGGACAACCAGGCCTGTCTAGAGAGAACCTatcttaaaaatgaagacaataaagGGGTGGGGGCTAGGGTGGGTTGGCCAGATGGTTGAGTACTTAGAAAGTGTGCTAGGCCCTAGGCAGGCTGCAGCCAACCTCCCATGGAGGCCTGCATTTAGGACAGTGCTCCGGGAGTGAGTCGACAGAGCCAGCCAGGACCTGGAGTCTATCTGGAGGAGTGGCTGGATGGAAGGTGGTGGAGCCTCCTTCATCCCTCATAGAGGGGGCTCCTGAGGCTCTGTGAGATGGGTTTTGATTGTCTGGATCCATGGGCCAAGAGCTCCTGTGTTTCCTCTGCCAGGTTTGACTATGGTGACCGATTCTGGGACATCAAGAGCAAGTATTTCACCTGCCAGTGTGGCTCTGAGAAGTGCAAGCACTCAGCAGAGGCCATCGCCCTGGAGCAGAGCCGTCTGGCCCGGCTGGACCCCCACCCGGAGCTGCTCCCTGACCTCAGCTCCCTGCCCCCCATCAACACCTGAGGACTCTTAAAATCCAGGCCAGGGCACTGCCCTTCAGACATTCCTCCGTCAGAGACCCCAGTAAGGCCTGGAAGGTCGCCGGCCCCTCTCCCAGAGCTGGTTTCTCACTGGGAGTGTGAGTGACTTCAGGGCTGGCCTACTCCACTGAGCCTGGCCTCAGTTTGCTGATTGAAGTTGGGCCTCTGCCAACTGAT harbors:
- the Ehmt2 gene encoding histone-lysine N-methyltransferase EHMT2 isoform X8; translated protein: MAAAAGAAAAAAAEGEAPAEMGALLLEKEPRGAAERVHGSLGDTPPSEETLPKASPDSLEPAGPSSPASVTVTVGDEGADTPVGATPLIGDEPENLEGDGGRILLGHATKSFPSSPSKGGACPSRAKMSMTGAGKSPPSVQSLAMRLLSMPGAQGAATAGPEPPPATTAGQEEQPKVHRARKTMSKPSNGQPPVPEKRPPEVQHFRMSDDMHLGKVASDVAKRRKLNSGSLSEDLGSAGGSGDVILEKGEPRPLEEWETVVGDDFSLYYDAYSVDERVDSDSKSEVEALAEQLSEEEEEEEEEEEEEEEEEEEEEEEEEDEESGNQSDRSGSSGRRKAKKKWRKDSPWVKPSRKRRKREPPRAKEPRGVSNDTSSLETERGFEELPLCSCRMEAPKIDRISERAGHKCMATESVDGELLGCNAAILKRETMRPSSRVALMVLCEAHRARMVKHHCCPGCGYFCTAGTFLECHPDFRVAHRFHKACVSQLNGMVFCPHCGEDASEAQEVTIPRGDGGTPPVGTAAPAPPPLAHDAPGRADTSQPSARMRGHGEPRRPPCDPLADTIDSSGPSLTLPNGGCLSAVGLPPGPGREALEKALVIQESERRKKLRFHPRQLYLSVKQGELQKVILMLLDNLDPNFQSDQQSKRTPLHAAAQKGSVEICHVLLQAGANINAVDKQQRTPLMEAVVNNHLEVARYMVQLGGCVYSKEEDGSTCLHHAAKIGNLEMVSLLLSTGQVDVNAQDSGGWTPIIWAAEHKHIDVIRMLLTRGADVTLTDNEENICLHWASFTGSAAIAEVLLNAQCDLHAVNYHGDTPLHIAARESYHDCVLLFLSRGANPELRNKEGDTAWDLTPERSDVWFALQLNRKLRLGVGNRAVRTEKIICRDVARGYENVPIPCVNGVDGEPCPEDYKYISENCETSTMNIDRNITHLQHCTCVDDCSSSNCLCGQLSIRCWYDKDGRLLQEFNKIEPPLIFECNQACSCWRSCKNRVVQSGIKVRLQLYRTAKMGWGVRALQTIPQGTFICEYVGELISDAEADVREDDSYLFDLDNKDGEVYCIDARYYGNISRFINHLCDPNIIPVRVFMLHQDLRFPRIAFFSSRDIRTGEELGFDYGDRFWDIKSKYFTCQCGSEKCKHSAEAIALEQSRLARLDPHPELLPDLSSLPPINT
- the Ehmt2 gene encoding histone-lysine N-methyltransferase EHMT2 isoform X7; translated protein: MAAAAGAAAAAAAEGEAPAEMGALLLEKEPRGAAERVHGSLGDTPPSEETLPKASPDSLEPAGPSSPASVTVTVGDEGADTPVGATPLIGDEPENLEGDGGRILLGHATKSFPSSPSKGGACPSRAKMSMTGAGKSPPSVQSLAMRLLSMPGAQGAATAGPEPPPATTAGQEEQPKVHRARKTMSKPSNGQPPVPEKRPPEVQHFRMSDDMHLGKVASDVAKRRKLNSGSLSEDLGSAGGSGDVILEKGEPRPLEEWETVVGDDFSLYYDAYSVDERVDSDSKSEVEALAEQLSEEEEEEEEEEEEEEEEEEEEEEEEEDEESGNQSDRSGSSGRRKAKKKWRKDSPWVKPSRKRRKREPPRAKEPRGVNGVGSSGPSEYMEVPLGSLELPSEGTLSPNHAGVSNDTSSLETERGFEELPLCSCRMEAPKIDRISERAGHKCMATESVDGELLGCNAAILKRETMRPSSRVALMVLCEAHRARMVKHHCCPGCGYFCTAGTFLECHPDFRVAHRFHKACVSQLNGMVFCPHCGEDASEAQEVTIPRGDGGTPPVGTAAPAPPPLAHDAPGRADTSQPSARMRGHGEPRRPPCDPLADTIDSSGPSLTLPNGGCLSAVGLPPGPGREALEKALVIQESERRKKLRFHPRQLYLSVKQGELQKVILMLLDNLDPNFQSDQQSKRTPLHAAAQKGSVEICHVLLQAGANINAVDKQQRTPLMEAVVNNHLEVARYMVQLGGCVYSKEEDGSTCLHHAAKIGNLEMVSLLLSTGQVDVNAQDSGGWTPIIWAAEHKHIDVIRMLLTRGADVTLTDNEENICLHWASFTGSAAIAEVLLNAQCDLHAVNYHGDTPLHIAARESYHDCVLLFLSRGANPELRNKEGDTAWDLTPERSDVWFALQLNRKLRLGVGNRAVRTEKIICRDVARGYENVPIPCVNGVDGEPCPEDYKYISENCETSTMNIDRNITHLQHCTCVDDCSSSNCLCGQLSIRCWYDKDGRLLQEFNKIEPPLIFECNQACSCWRSCKNRVVQSGIKVRLQLYRTAKMGWGVRALQTIPQGTFICEYVGELISDAEADVREDDSYLFDLDNKDGEVYCIDARYYGNISRFINHLCDPNIIPVRVFMLHQDLRFPRIAFFSSRDIRTGEELGFDYGDRFWDIKSKYFTCQCGSEKCKHSAEAIALEQSRLARLDPHPELLPDLSSLPPINT